A single window of Synechococcus sp. C9 DNA harbors:
- a CDS encoding DUF4340 domain-containing protein, producing the protein MKLAPSTLIILGLAIGLAGGVSYWEFVGKPQQEAKQTKQAKLFNFTEKEVTAITITKPKETLKFERVKVGEWRMVAPQKKPANDAPIAFLLGQLTNVERVQDKDITIPVQDQAKFGLAVPSATIQVTLENGNNHRLILGNTDFSGTALYAEIDPPAEGTTRQIALVPIDLQNAVNRELQEWQAPAQKPTPKASPSPKP; encoded by the coding sequence ATGAAACTTGCCCCAAGTACATTGATCATTCTCGGTCTGGCAATTGGTTTGGCAGGGGGGGTCAGCTATTGGGAATTCGTGGGCAAACCCCAGCAGGAAGCCAAGCAAACAAAACAAGCGAAATTATTTAATTTTACGGAAAAAGAGGTCACAGCCATTACCATTACCAAGCCGAAGGAAACGTTGAAATTTGAACGGGTCAAGGTGGGGGAATGGCGCATGGTCGCCCCGCAAAAAAAACCAGCCAATGATGCCCCGATTGCATTTTTATTAGGGCAATTGACCAATGTAGAACGGGTGCAGGACAAGGACATCACGATTCCGGTACAGGATCAGGCGAAATTTGGTTTAGCCGTGCCCAGTGCCACCATTCAAGTCACCTTAGAAAATGGCAACAATCACCGTTTAATCTTGGGAAATACGGATTTTAGTGGCACGGCATTGTACGCCGAAATTGACCCACCCGCTGAGGGAACTACCAGACAAATTGCCCTGGTGCCGATTGATTTACAAAATGCGGTGAATCGGGAATTGCAGGAATGGCAAGCCCCAGCCCAAAAGCCGACCCCGAAAGCGAGTCCATCCCCCAAACCGTGA
- a CDS encoding amidohydrolase, producing MTLATSSIPIRPAIQALQPQLVQWRRTLHQRPELGFREVETAARVVELLRQWGYQPQTGIAQTGVVAVISGSRPGPVMGLRADMDALPIQELNTVPYRSQIDGVMHACGHDGHTAILLGVAHYLAHHREHLRGTVKLIFQPAEEGPGGAKPMIEAGVLENPRVEAMFGLHLWNDLPAGSVGVRSGPLMAASDFFRCQIQGRGGHGAKPQQTVDALVVAAQVVVALQSVVARQISPLEPAVVTVGEFHSGHARNVIADQATLGGTVRYFNPDLAKVIPQKLESIIQGICHAYGATYRWDYEYLYPPLVNDPAMTELVRTVAQQVVEPGLGVLPDCQTLGGEDMSFFLQEVPGCYFFLGSANPSKGLDFPHHHPRFDFDEAVLSLGVELFIRCLEQYGR from the coding sequence TTGACCCTGGCGACCTCGTCGATCCCCATTCGCCCTGCGATTCAGGCTCTGCAACCCCAGCTTGTCCAATGGCGCAGGACATTGCACCAACGCCCGGAATTGGGGTTTCGGGAGGTGGAAACGGCGGCACGGGTGGTGGAATTGCTCCGCCAATGGGGGTATCAACCGCAGACGGGTATTGCCCAAACCGGGGTAGTGGCGGTGATTTCTGGGTCGAGACCAGGGCCGGTGATGGGACTGCGGGCGGATATGGATGCCCTGCCCATTCAGGAATTAAACACGGTGCCCTACCGTTCCCAGATTGATGGGGTGATGCACGCCTGCGGCCATGACGGACATACGGCGATTTTGCTGGGGGTGGCGCATTATCTGGCTCACCACCGGGAACACCTGCGGGGCACGGTGAAGCTCATCTTTCAACCGGCGGAGGAAGGGCCTGGCGGTGCGAAACCGATGATCGAGGCGGGGGTGTTGGAAAATCCCCGGGTGGAAGCCATGTTTGGTCTGCACCTGTGGAATGACCTGCCTGCGGGGTCGGTGGGGGTGCGCTCCGGGCCGTTGATGGCCGCTTCTGACTTTTTTCGGTGCCAGATTCAGGGACGGGGGGGGCATGGCGCTAAACCCCAACAGACCGTGGATGCCCTGGTGGTGGCGGCGCAGGTGGTGGTGGCTCTGCAAAGTGTGGTGGCCCGGCAAATCAGCCCCCTGGAACCGGCGGTGGTGACGGTGGGGGAATTCCACAGCGGTCATGCCCGGAATGTCATTGCCGACCAGGCGACCCTGGGGGGGACGGTGCGCTACTTCAACCCAGATTTAGCCAAGGTGATCCCCCAAAAGCTGGAGAGCATCATCCAGGGAATTTGTCACGCCTATGGTGCCACCTACCGCTGGGATTACGAATACCTTTACCCGCCCTTGGTGAATGACCCAGCCATGACCGAATTGGTGCGTACCGTGGCGCAACAGGTGGTGGAACCGGGATTGGGCGTTCTGCCCGATTGTCAAACCCTGGGGGGCGAGGACATGAGCTTTTTTCTCCAGGAAGTGCCGGGGTGCTATTTCTTTTTGGGGTCGGCGAATCCCAGCAAAGGGTTGGATTTTCCCCACCACCATCCCCGGTTTGATTTTGATGAAGCGGTACTCAGTTTGGGGGTAGAATTATTTATCCGCTGTTTGGAACAATACGGTCGTTAA
- the cruF gene encoding gamma-carotene 1'-hydroxylase CruF: MTHGIRMERLAVAAHIVAMVFGVAGLVLVLPHPAWVLALPAVGQRLFAWSMAGGGIVYILLGALAVILYGVRVLGARLLWGFFVPAVGLSLASELLGTSTGFPFGHYGYLDGLGYKIAGLVPFTIPLSWFYMGLVCFLLAYGGLGRLQREGLRLAGAVGLGAILLMAWDLALDPAMSQTPVPFWEFQEVGAFFGMPYRNLAGWVGTGVVFMTVAALGWGVMKAQRLNLDRRSLTLPLVIYLVNFLFGAVITLGLLAGSYWIPIGLGVGLGVIPALVCWWVAGRPVPTQVVLPELDLVAR; this comes from the coding sequence ATGACCCACGGAATACGGATGGAACGGCTGGCGGTAGCGGCGCATATTGTGGCGATGGTGTTTGGCGTGGCGGGTTTGGTACTGGTGTTACCCCATCCCGCTTGGGTGCTGGCGTTACCGGCGGTGGGTCAACGGCTGTTCGCCTGGAGTATGGCGGGGGGCGGCATTGTCTATATTTTGTTAGGGGCGCTGGCGGTGATTCTCTACGGGGTGCGGGTGTTGGGTGCCCGGTTGTTGTGGGGGTTTTTCGTCCCGGCGGTGGGCTTGTCTTTGGCGAGTGAATTGCTTGGTACCAGCACTGGGTTTCCGTTTGGGCATTATGGTTATTTGGACGGCTTGGGGTATAAAATTGCCGGGTTGGTGCCCTTTACCATCCCCCTGTCCTGGTTTTACATGGGTTTGGTGTGTTTTTTGCTGGCTTACGGCGGGTTGGGGCGGTTGCAACGGGAGGGGTTACGGTTGGCGGGGGCGGTCGGGTTGGGGGCAATTTTGTTGATGGCGTGGGATTTAGCCCTTGACCCAGCGATGAGTCAAACGCCGGTGCCCTTTTGGGAGTTTCAGGAGGTGGGGGCATTTTTTGGGATGCCCTATCGGAATTTGGCCGGTTGGGTGGGAACCGGGGTGGTGTTTATGACCGTAGCCGCCCTGGGGTGGGGGGTGATGAAGGCACAGCGGTTGAACCTAGACCGGCGGAGTCTGACCTTACCGTTGGTGATCTACCTGGTGAATTTTCTGTTTGGGGCGGTGATTACCCTGGGGTTGTTGGCTGGTTCCTACTGGATTCCCATCGGTTTGGGGGTGGGGTTGGGGGTGATCCCGGCCTTGGTGTGCTGGTGGGTGGCAGGGCGGCCGGTGCCGACCCAGGTGGTGTTGCCGGAATTGGATTTGGTGGCTCGTTAG
- a CDS encoding branched-chain amino acid ABC transporter permease translates to MELAQLLINGLALGGIIALGSVGLTLVYGILRLSNFAHGDFLTLGAYATLLVNSWGFPLPLAMVAGCGLTIGAFVLTETILWAPVRRRRTSPTTMMIMSIGLALFIRNGLILIWGGQNQNYNLPVFGAVRLGMVQVTTNRIVVLGLAILAVIVLHLLLQKTAVGRQMRAVADNPELAKVAGVNVQRVILWTWVVAGGVTALGGAMYGLITAVRPNMGWFLLLPMFAAVILGGIGNPYGAILGAVIVGVAQEVSTYWLPSEYKLGVALVVMMLVLLVRPQGLFRGTM, encoded by the coding sequence GTGGAACTGGCGCAACTGCTGATCAATGGCTTGGCTTTGGGGGGGATCATCGCCCTGGGGTCGGTGGGCTTGACCCTGGTGTATGGCATTTTGCGCCTGTCTAATTTTGCCCACGGGGATTTTTTGACCCTGGGAGCCTATGCAACCCTCCTGGTCAATAGTTGGGGATTCCCCCTGCCCCTGGCGATGGTGGCAGGATGCGGTTTGACCATCGGTGCGTTTGTCCTGACAGAAACCATCCTCTGGGCACCAGTGCGGCGTCGGCGAACGTCTCCCACCACCATGATGATCATGTCCATTGGGTTGGCATTATTCATCCGCAATGGTTTGATTTTGATCTGGGGCGGTCAGAACCAAAACTATAATCTGCCGGTGTTTGGGGCGGTGCGCCTGGGGATGGTGCAGGTGACAACCAATCGGATCGTGGTGCTGGGATTGGCAATTTTAGCGGTTATTGTCCTACATTTATTATTACAAAAAACTGCGGTGGGGCGGCAGATGCGGGCGGTGGCGGACAATCCGGAATTGGCAAAGGTGGCGGGGGTGAATGTCCAGCGGGTGATCCTGTGGACGTGGGTGGTGGCGGGGGGGGTAACGGCACTGGGCGGGGCGATGTATGGACTGATTACGGCGGTGCGCCCGAATATGGGTTGGTTTTTGCTCCTGCCGATGTTTGCGGCGGTGATTTTGGGGGGGATTGGCAATCCCTACGGGGCAATCCTGGGGGCGGTGATCGTGGGGGTGGCGCAGGAGGTGAGTACCTACTGGTTGCCGAGTGAGTACAAACTGGGGGTGGCGTTGGTGGTGATGATGCTGGTGCTGTTGGTGCGACCCCAAGGCTTGTTCCGGGGGACGATGTGA